The proteins below are encoded in one region of Danio rerio strain Tuebingen ecotype United States chromosome 12, GRCz12tu, whole genome shotgun sequence:
- the map3k8 gene encoding mitogen-activated protein kinase kinase kinase 8: MRPAVNTLTERMEYDNGNSCIELLLAHIKIEDFIQEAEHFYSVGEVVESGISFEEGFSQEEMDENEETAHDLIKHVQKTGKVRYGTTSDLLDFVNMVSNTPSSSLLDVGREMGVLVNKTDMIIKEGHYRIDLDVLLFPWKLTYKPQGPGHVPKGSFGKVHLAQDTKTRKRMACKLIPVEHFKPADVEIQARFRHENIAELYGALLWEQTVHLFMEAGEGGSVLEKLESCGPMREFEIIWVSQQVLRGLEYLHSHNIIHHDIKPSNIVLMSAKAVLVDFGLTVQMKDDVYVPRDLRGTEMYMSPELVLCRGHNTKTDIYSLGTTIIHMMSGSPPWVRRYPRTAYPSYLYIIHKQAPPLEDIPQSCSPAMRRLLEHALERVPSQRSSATELLNEEALHPSREDQPRCWSLDSALEEGTHPLLRQYSQFSDSTQDSSLYTEDSGHSKKKGSLYIDLGAFAGYYNLVRGPPSSEYG; encoded by the exons ATGCGCCCTGCTGTGAACACACTGACTGAAAG GATGGAGTATGACAATGGAAATTCTTGTATAGAACTGCTTCTTGCACACATAAAAATTGAGGACTTCATTCAAGAGGCAGAACATTTCTACAGTGTTGGTGAGGTGGTGGAATCTGGTATTTCGTTTGAGGAAGGTTTCTCGCAAGAAGAGATGGACGAGAATGAGGAAACGGCACATGACCTAATTAAACATGTACAAAAGACTGGAAAGGTCCGTTATGGGACAACATCTGACCTCCTGGACTTTGTGAATATGGTCTCAAACACACCATCCTCCTCTCTTTTAGATGTTGGTAGAGAAATGGGTGTTCTGGTGAACAAG ACAGACATGATCATTAAAGAGGGGCATTATCGCATCGACTTGGACGTCCTTCTCTTTCCGTGGAAACTGACCTACAAGCCTCAGGGCCCTGGACACGTTCCCAAAGGCTCATTTGGGAAGGTCCATCTGGCTCAGGACACCAAAACTCGGAAGCGAATGGCATGCAAATTA ATTCCTGTGGAGCATTTCAAGCCTGCAGATGTTGAAATCCAAGCCCGGTTCCGGCACGAGAACATAGCAGAGCTATATGGGGCCTTGCTGTGGGAGCAGACGGTGCATTTGTTCATGGAAGCTGGCGAAGGAGGCTCGGTGTTAGAGAAGCTGGAGAGCTGTGGTCCAATGAGAGAGTTCGAGATCATTTGGGTCTCTCAGCAGGTTCTGCGAGGCTTGGAGTACTTGCACTCTCACAACATTATCCACCACGACATCAAAC CCAGCAATATTGTGCTGATGTCTGCCAAAGCAGTGCTGGTAGACTTTGGGCTTACAGTACAGATGAAGGACGATGTTTATGTTCCTCGAGACCTACGTGGCACTGAG ATGTACATGAGTCCAGAGTTGGTTTTGTGTCGGGGCCACAACACAAAAACTGACATCTACAGTTTGGGGACCACAATCATACACATGATGAGTGGCAGCCCTCCGTGGGTTAGAAGATATCCCAGAACAGCCTACCCATCATACCTATATATA ATCCACAAACAGGCCCCTCCACTAGAGGACATACCTCAAAGCTGCAGCCCGGCGATGCGCAGGCTCCTGGAGCATGCTCTCGAAAGGGTGCCCTCACAACGGAGTTCTGCCACAGAGTTACTGAATGAAGAAGCCCTCCATCCATCTCGAGAAGACCAGCCACGCTGCTGGAGTTTGGATTCTGCACTGGAGGAGGGAACACATCCACTGCTGCGACAGTACAGCCAGTTTTCAGACAGCACACAAG ACTCTTCGTTGTACACTGAGGATTCTGGGCACTCTAAGAAGAAAGGTTCCCTCTACATAGATCTGGGCGCCTTTGCAGGATACTACAATCTGGTTAGAGGACCTCCGTCAAGCGAATATGGCTAG